The genomic interval GCCGCGAAGCGCGCCGCGCGGATCGGCCGGAGCCCGTCTTCGCGGAAGCGATCGACCGGTGATCCCACCGCTCGGAGAAGCCGCGCTGAAAGATCGTCCCGGCCCCCGAAGGGATCGACCTCCTCCCCGTGGAGAGGATCCCACGCGATCGCGTTCACGGTGAAGTCGCGCCGCGCGAGGTCGGCCTCGAGATCGGTGACGAACTCGACCCGATCGGGGCGTCTCGCGTCGGTGTATCCCCACTCGATCCGGAAGGTCGTCACCTCACAGGGACCCGCGTCGGTCGGCACGGTGACGGTGCCGTGCTTGAGGCCGGTCGGGATTGCGGAGGGGAAGATTTTCAGCACTTCCTCCGGGCGCGCGATCGTGGCGATGTCCCAGTCGGAGACCGCCACGCCCCGGAGGAGGTCCCGAACGCAGCCGCCCACGAGGTAGGCGCGGTGCCCGGCCCGTTGGAGGCGCCGGAGCAGATCCGTGATCGCGGCCGGGACCCGCTTGGGATCGAGTGGACGGAGTGTCATCCCGCTCCATGGTACCAGACGGGGCGGCTTGTGCCGCGCCCGGCGACTGCGTAGGCTCGCGCCCGTGCGACCCGTGCGCCCCACCATCACCCCCGCCCTGAATCCCGCCCTCTTCGCCGCGCTCACCATCACGATGCTTGTGTGGTTCGGGACGGCCTCGGCCGAGCCTCTCTTTCTCCCGGCCTCGTCGCAGGGCGGATGGCTGGCCGCGGACAAGGAGCTCCACTTCGCCGGCTGCCTCGCGATCTCCGCTTCCCTGCGCGTGGCGGGGCGATCCGACGGCGAGAGCTTCGGCGGCGCGATCGGGGTCGGAGTCCTCAAGGAGATCTACGACGGGACCCTCAAGCCGCGCCGCAAGGGGCACGGGGCCAGCTGGAAGGATTTGGCCGCGGACATCCTCGGCGCCGCGGCCGGGATCGCGATCGTCGGCGCGCTGGACCGGTAGCTAGGCTCCGTTCTTGGCCGGGAGGACGATCGTGAATCTCGCTCCCGCGCGCGCCATGTTCTCCGCGGCGATTCGGCCCCCGTGGTTCTGCACGATCCGGTAGCAGGTCGATAGCCCGAACCCGTGCCCCTCGGGCTTCGTGGTGAACGACGGCTCGAAGAGCCGCGTCATGGCGGTGGCGGGAATGCCGGGTCCGGTGTCCTCCACCGCGAGCTCCACCTCCTGTCCGGCGGTCTTGAACCGCGTCCGGATCGCGATGCGACGCTCCCGGACGTCGTTCCCGCGCATGGCGTCGGCGGCGTTGCTGAACAGATTGAGGAGGACCTGCTGGATCTGAGCCGGATCGATGTTCATCTCCGGCAGATCGCCGGCGAGATCCAGATCGAACGCGACCTGCTCATATTTGTTCTGCGGCACGATGAATTCGACCGTGCGGCGGACCACGTCGTTGAGCCGCGTCGGCTGCAATCTAACGCCCTGGTGCGAGAAATCGAGGAGACCCTTGACGAGCACGCCCATGTTGCTCGCCTGCTCGAAGATGATCCGGGCGCTTTCTTTGAGTCGATCCGGCTGGATCGCTCCCCCGACGTTCATGAGCAGGAGCTGCGCCCGGCCCGAGATCGCCGCCAGGTAGTTGTTCAGCTCGTGGGCGATCTCGGCGGCCATTTCCCCCTTCGCCGCGAGACGCTCCGAGGATATGAGCTCGTCCTTCGCCTTCTCGAGGGCGATGTAGCGCGCGCCCGCCTCCTTGATCAGAAAGAGCGGCACGAAGAAGAAGACGAGGCCGAAGAACCCGACCGCGAGGTAGGAGACGACGATGAGGGGCGAGAGGAAGAAGAGCGCCGTGGAGCCGACCAGGGAATTGTAATAGAGGTACTCCTCGCGCCAGGTCTTGAGTATGGGGCGGCCCGAATCGAGCGCGACGGCCGCGGAGACGAGGAGGGTATTCATCAGAAAGTAGACCACCGTCGCGCCGACCCAGGGGAGCAGCATCTGGTGCCCCCGCAGCGCGTCGAGCCCCCTCTCCGCGAGCGGCGCCCCGCCCAGCGCGGTGAACGCGAGCCCCGCGGCGGTGAGCGTGATCACGTTCTGGCCCGCGTTGAAGACCGCCTTGTACCAGACCCGGTGGGAGAAGAAGACATTCGCGAGCGTGAAGGCGATCGCGACGATCCAGATCGCCGGCTTGAAGCCGAGGAGGATCAGGAGGCTGATGTCGACCGTGGAGGCCATGCTCTCCATGGCCTTCCCGGTGACCGTGGGGAGCCAGAGGCTCTCCGCCAGGAGGCTCACCAGGATCCAGGCGGCGAGGTACATCGCGCCGATCGCCCAGAACGAATGGAAGGAGAGCGCGAGGAGCGCGCCGCCGACCGCGCCGACGATCGCGATGAACGCGACGAGACCTTGCGTCATGGATTCACCGGGCGACGATGGAGGCGCGCGCTAGGAGGATACGGATTGGAAGGTCTTCGCGAACGCGCTCCGATTCGCGCGGGCCGGCCAGGGCGTGCCGGAACGCGACCTTCCGTGGTCACGACGCGAACCTAACAGCGGGCTAGAGGACCGTCAACGGGATTCCCCCCGGTTGTCGCGCTCGAGGAGCTCCCTCGGGTTGAGCGGCTCCTCGGGGGTGCCCTTGGGCGCGCTCAAATCCAGGTCGCGCGGCCTCGCGGCCTTCAAGAGGGCGAGGCCCCGGAGCTCCACGAGCACCGACTCCGCCTCGGAGTAGATCGAGATCCACCGGGGGAGCCCGGAAGACGGATCGGCCGCGATCCACGTGGATACCTCCCCGAGCGAATCGCCCAGCGATGCCGACCTGAGGCGGTAGCCCGACCGCGCCGCCCCGCGGATCACGCGCCGCTCGGGAATCGAGCGGAGATCCTTGGCCAGGATCCGCTCCGGGTCCGAGATGAGCCGTCGGATCTGGAGGGGCGATCGAGTGAAGGGCGCACGGTAGACGAGCCGCTCGGCCGGGCTATAGACCAGGAACGCGTCGCGCTCCCGGTCGATGACCATCTCGTGCCCGCCTTTCCCCTCGGACTTGTAGCGAAGCCCCCGTCCCGGGAGATACCAGAGCCGGCCCCGCTCGACCTCGGGCGGACCCCCGAAGGGATCGCTCCGCTCGATCGAAACGCGCGCGGTCGCCTCGGGCGCGCTGGCCATCGGGCGGAGCATGGCGTGCACCGCCTCCTCAGGGTCGGCATCCCGCCGCGAGGCTGCCGGAGGAGCCGCGGATACCGCGATGGCGCTCAACGCGACGACCGCGACGACCGCGACGCGGAGCTCCGCCCTCACGGCGCCGCCCCCGAGTCGGCGACGCCGAACAGGCGGCCGAGCAGCTCACGTCCGCGTGGATCGTCGAGCGCGAGGATCGTCCAATCGGCCCGCGCGGGAGGCAGCCTATGGAACTGGGACGGTTTCGCCGCGGCGTGGTCTTCGATATCCAGACGAATGCGCGTCGCGCCTCGCGTCCACTCGATCCATCGTGGGACGCGCCCGCTCTTGAATCGCCCGACCGGCCCATACCGGATCGCGATCGAATTCCGATCGTCCGAGCCGAGCCGGATCTTGAGCGTCCTCGGCTCCGCCTTCGCGCTCAGCTCCAGGGTGAACGGGTGGGCGCCGTCCGCGCCGTCGAACGCGCCCGCGAGTCGCCACCCCTCGCCTGAAGCCTCGACCGCCGCATGCTCGACCGCCCGGCGCACCCGGGGCGCGCCGAACGCCCAGGGGCGCGCGAGGAAGCGGAGGCCGTCGGGACCGAGCCCGCCGCGGGATTGGACCCGCCCCGCGAGGCCGAGATCGTAGGGACGGATCGTGATGTAGACCGAATCCGCGAGGACCGTCGCGTCGAGCGTGCGGATCGGGCCCGCGTAGGCCACCACCGCGAGGCTCTCGTGAACCGCGGCCCAGCGGGTGTTCAAGCCCTCGCGCCCCTTCCCGCCGCTCCGGACCGCGAGCATCCCCGCGCCCCTCGTCGCCGAATCCACGCCGGCGAAGGCCTCGAGGAACCTGGCGCGGGCTTCCCCGCCGGTCGAGGGAGCCGGCCCGTGGGCGCAGCCGGCCGCGAGGAGGAGGGCGCAAATCGCTTGCGCCGTTCCGGCGCGCCGGGCAAAGTCCCCGCAATGCAGGCGCCCCCGCCGGACCGCGACGCCGTCGCGTTTTGGAGACCAGCGCCGGGCGACTTCCCCCCGCGCGCGGGGTTCGCGCTCGCGTTCCGGCGGGGCGGAGTGAGCCTCGACCCCTACGCCTCGCTCAACCTCGGCTTGGGGGTGGGCGATGAGGAGCGGTCGGTGCGGGAGAACCGCCGCCGGCACAACGCCGCGGCCGGGATCGAGGGCGACGAGCCGCTGCGCCTTCACCAGGTGCACGGGCGGCGCATCGTCGAGCCGCGCCAGGCGCCGTGCGAGGCCGACGGGTTTCTCCTCCGCGCCGGAGATCCATGGGTCGCCGTCTCTGCCGCGGACTGCGCGCCGGTCGCGATCGTGGCGGAGGACCTTGGGAGGGGCGTTCTCCTCCATTGCGGGTGGCGCGGAGCGCGGGAGCGGATCGCGGCCCACGCCGTGAGCCTGCTCGAAACGGTCGGCGTTGCGAGGGAGCGGCTCCACGCCGCGATCGGTCCGTGCATCCGCGCCTGCTGCTTCCCGATCGGACCCGAGGTCGCGGCGCAGTTCGACCCGAAGCTTCTCCACGAGCACCCCAGCGGCCGGCCCGCGCTCGATCTCCCCGAGGCGATCGCCGCCGCCCTCCTCGAGGCGGGGATCCCGCGCGAGCGAATTCGCGCGACGCCGGATTGCACCTCGTGCCTCCCCGATTTCTATTTCTCCCATCGGAGGGACCGGGGCGTCACGGGCCGGCACTGGGCGATTCTCCGACTCCCGCCTTTGGGCGCCTGAACCACCGCTGCGCGTTCCGCTCCAGGCGCAGGAACGCCTTTCGACCCAGCATCCCGAGGCCGAGCCCGAGAAGGATCCCCGCGAGGACATCCGAAGGCCAATGATCCCCGACGTAGACCCGGGAGAAGCAAACCAGGGCCGCCACGACGGCGGCCGGAATCGTCGCCGCCGGAAACACGGTCGCGACGATCGGTACCGCCGCGGAGAAGTTGACGGCGTGGACCGACGGGAAGGCGTAGGAGCGGCGCACGCCGAAGAGCGGGTGCGAGTCGGCGAGAACCACGGAAGGACGCGGGCGCTTCACGATCGGCTTGATGATCTTCGCGCTGACCTGGTCCGCGACCGTGAGCGTCAGCGCGAGGACGACGAGCGCCAGAGCTCCGCGGGCTCGCTGCGTCAGGAACAGCGCGCCCACGAGAACGAGGAGCGGAATCTTCCAGCGCCCCGGATCCGTGAGCGCCATCATGATCGGATCGAGCGCGGGGTGGTGGAGCCCGAGATGGATGGCCCGGAAGAGCGCCGGGTCCCAGGCAAGGAGAATCACCAAGCCCGGCTAGAACTCGGGGCCGAACGTGAAGAAACTACGGGGCTTCCCGAGGCCCCGTTCGAACCGGTGCTCCCTTCCCCAATCGTAGCGAAGGACGAAGTAGCCCAGGTTGATGCGCGCGCCGAATCCGAAGGCCATCCGCATGCTCTCGGTGTGGAATCCGCCCTTGTTGGAGAAGAAGACCGGATCGGCGTCGCTGTTCCACGCCGACGCGGCGTCGATGAACATCACGCCGTTGACCCCTCCGAGCGAGAGCGGGAGCGGAAAGCCGGTTCGAAGCGTCTCGATCAGGGGGAACCGGAACTCCAGATTCCCGATGATCGATCGCGTCCCGATCAGGTCGCCGTAGTCGACGCCGCGGTACGTGAACGCGCCGCCGAACCGGAAGTACTGCGGATCCCTCCCGAAGCTTCCGCCTCCGAGAAGCCGCCGGGCCAGCGTGAACCGGCGGGCGAGGTTCGTGTAGCGCCGCGAGTCGACCAACGCCGTGGTGTAGCTCAGGCCGCCCTCCGCGTGCTCCACGCTGTAGCGTGACCGGCCTCCGTTGATCGGTCCCGTGGAGCCGTAGAG from Candidatus Eisenbacteria bacterium carries:
- a CDS encoding GHKL domain-containing protein; protein product: MTQGLVAFIAIVGAVGGALLALSFHSFWAIGAMYLAAWILVSLLAESLWLPTVTGKAMESMASTVDISLLILLGFKPAIWIVAIAFTLANVFFSHRVWYKAVFNAGQNVITLTAAGLAFTALGGAPLAERGLDALRGHQMLLPWVGATVVYFLMNTLLVSAAVALDSGRPILKTWREEYLYYNSLVGSTALFFLSPLIVVSYLAVGFFGLVFFFVPLFLIKEAGARYIALEKAKDELISSERLAAKGEMAAEIAHELNNYLAAISGRAQLLLMNVGGAIQPDRLKESARIIFEQASNMGVLVKGLLDFSHQGVRLQPTRLNDVVRRTVEFIVPQNKYEQVAFDLDLAGDLPEMNIDPAQIQQVLLNLFSNAADAMRGNDVRERRIAIRTRFKTAGQEVELAVEDTGPGIPATAMTRLFEPSFTTKPEGHGFGLSTCYRIVQNHGGRIAAENMARAGARFTIVLPAKNGA
- a CDS encoding phosphatase PAP2 family protein, producing the protein MILLAWDPALFRAIHLGLHHPALDPIMMALTDPGRWKIPLLVLVGALFLTQRARGALALVVLALTLTVADQVSAKIIKPIVKRPRPSVVLADSHPLFGVRRSYAFPSVHAVNFSAAVPIVATVFPAATIPAAVVAALVCFSRVYVGDHWPSDVLAGILLGLGLGMLGRKAFLRLERNAQRWFRRPKAGVGESPSAGP